A portion of the Micromonospora vinacea genome contains these proteins:
- a CDS encoding sensor histidine kinase gives MRRDLPYALGGLALGVLLLGNAVLTPDAAPVEVLDIALVLAMAVGLAACRRYPVVALGVVTVAMLAVHVRVHPGVSAAFPVLGAVYVTAWQGRRWAAAVASLAFLGGFLARDISMAPAGRPGQLVAERTALLLGWFVAANVAGLVARQRQAYLEQVEQRAIEAERTREEMALRRAGEERLRIARDLHDSLTHSISVIKVQAGIAVHLARKHGETPSPTLLAIQEASGAAMRELRTTLDVLRAPADGDRVGLARVDELAERTRAVGVPVQVTVTGQRGNLPDEVDQAGYRVIQEALTNVARHAGPATAHIQVAYAPAQLTVAVIDDGQASPAEPPTPGVGLRGMRERVSALGGTLRAAAHDDHGFTVRATFPLDGCAVTARRGEEPG, from the coding sequence ATGCGCCGCGACCTCCCGTACGCCCTCGGCGGTCTCGCCCTCGGCGTCCTCCTGCTCGGCAACGCCGTGCTCACCCCGGACGCCGCGCCGGTCGAGGTGCTCGACATCGCCCTGGTCCTGGCCATGGCGGTGGGCCTGGCGGCGTGCCGGCGCTACCCGGTGGTGGCGCTGGGCGTGGTCACCGTCGCCATGCTGGCCGTTCACGTCCGCGTGCACCCGGGGGTGTCCGCCGCGTTTCCCGTGCTCGGCGCGGTCTACGTCACCGCCTGGCAGGGGCGTCGGTGGGCCGCCGCCGTGGCCAGCCTCGCCTTCCTCGGTGGCTTCCTGGCCCGCGACATCTCGATGGCGCCGGCCGGCCGCCCCGGCCAACTCGTCGCCGAGCGGACGGCCCTGCTGCTGGGCTGGTTCGTGGCGGCCAACGTCGCCGGACTCGTCGCACGGCAGCGCCAGGCCTACCTGGAGCAGGTCGAGCAGCGGGCGATCGAGGCCGAACGCACCCGCGAGGAGATGGCGTTGCGGCGCGCCGGGGAGGAGCGCCTGCGCATCGCCCGCGACCTGCACGACTCGCTGACCCACAGCATCTCGGTGATCAAGGTGCAGGCCGGTATCGCCGTGCACCTGGCCCGCAAACACGGCGAGACACCGTCGCCCACGTTGCTGGCGATCCAGGAGGCCAGCGGCGCCGCGATGCGGGAGCTGCGCACGACCCTCGACGTCCTGCGCGCACCCGCCGACGGCGATCGCGTCGGGCTGGCCCGGGTGGACGAGCTGGCCGAGCGGACCCGCGCGGTCGGCGTACCGGTGCAGGTGACCGTCACCGGTCAGCGCGGAAACCTGCCCGACGAGGTCGACCAGGCCGGGTACCGGGTCATCCAGGAGGCCCTCACCAACGTGGCCCGCCACGCCGGCCCCGCGACCGCGCACATCCAGGTGGCGTACGCCCCGGCGCAGCTGACCGTCGCGGTCATCGACGACGGCCAGGCGTCGCCGGCCGAGCCCCCGACGCCCGGCGTGGGCCTGCGCGGCATGCGGGAGCGGGTCAGCGCACTGGGCGGCACGCTGCGGGCCGCCGCGCACGACGACCACGGGTTCACCGTGCGGGCCACCTTCCCGCTCGACGGGTGCGCGGTGACCGCCCGCCGCGGGGAGGAGCCGGGATGA
- a CDS encoding carboxymuconolactone decarboxylase family protein, with the protein MTYRFFTPTPTRAATGLTAAVYQQSRDDFLGPLPTFQALSAVPEVLAATWALMREALLAGNAPRVDRELVAAAVSRANRCQFCVDAHVLLLHALGEPRLAEAVARGETPSEPGHAQLVRWAQASRSPRAADWTSPYRPEITGTLLAFHFINRVVSALLDPDLLPGGLQRSPLVRSVGGRLYAKAARESKEPGRSLQLLDAETTAAPAWAGDSPVGVAYASLRNAATRGGDLLGDVARETVTATVRWEDGRFPARPADWAVDLVRDVPGTDRIGTRIALLAAFAPSAISPGDVALWRLSHPADADLVRLVAYGAITATDHVARALASAHL; encoded by the coding sequence ATGACATACCGCTTCTTCACTCCCACCCCGACACGGGCGGCCACCGGCCTCACCGCAGCGGTCTACCAACAGTCGCGCGACGACTTCCTCGGGCCGTTGCCGACCTTCCAGGCGCTCTCGGCCGTGCCGGAGGTGCTGGCCGCGACCTGGGCACTGATGCGGGAGGCGCTACTCGCCGGGAACGCGCCCCGGGTCGACCGCGAACTCGTCGCGGCTGCGGTGTCCAGGGCCAACCGCTGTCAATTCTGCGTCGACGCCCACGTGCTGCTGCTGCACGCGCTGGGTGAACCGAGGCTGGCCGAGGCCGTCGCCCGGGGCGAGACGCCATCCGAGCCGGGGCACGCCCAGCTCGTCCGCTGGGCGCAGGCGAGCCGCAGCCCCAGGGCCGCCGACTGGACCAGCCCGTACCGCCCGGAGATCACCGGCACCCTGCTCGCCTTCCACTTCATCAACCGGGTCGTCTCGGCGTTGCTCGACCCCGATCTGCTCCCCGGTGGCCTGCAACGGTCCCCACTGGTGCGTTCGGTAGGGGGTCGGCTCTACGCCAAGGCGGCCCGGGAGTCGAAGGAGCCCGGCCGAAGCCTCCAGCTCCTCGACGCCGAAACGACGGCAGCGCCAGCCTGGGCGGGGGACAGCCCGGTGGGCGTCGCCTACGCGTCGTTGCGCAATGCCGCCACCCGGGGCGGGGATCTGCTGGGCGACGTGGCGCGCGAGACCGTCACCGCGACAGTGCGCTGGGAGGACGGGCGGTTCCCGGCCCGGCCCGCGGACTGGGCCGTCGACCTGGTCCGGGATGTGCCGGGCACGGACCGCATCGGGACGCGGATCGCGTTGCTGGCGGCGTTCGCGCCCAGCGCGATCAGCCCAGGGGACGTCGCGCTGTGGCGGCTCTCCCACCCCGCCGACGCCGACCTCGTGCGGTTGGTCGCGTACGGGGCGATCACGGCCACCGATCACGTCGCCCGGGCCCTCGCCTCGGCGCACCTCTAG
- a CDS encoding DUF6220 domain-containing protein — MRKALVVISLLLLVAFAVQFVLAAVGGFTRPAGEDAYALHSVNGMAVIPILTVLTAVFAALAKAPGKLIGLAILPIGLVLLQPLIAMLAEASTDASGVSTPLGLTIGGLHALNGIIAVHVVVGVHRAARKLAGMERADTTRVPAREAEPA, encoded by the coding sequence ATGCGCAAGGCACTCGTCGTCATCAGCTTGCTGTTGCTCGTCGCGTTCGCGGTGCAGTTCGTTCTCGCCGCCGTGGGCGGCTTCACCAGACCCGCCGGTGAGGACGCGTACGCGCTGCACAGCGTCAACGGCATGGCGGTCATCCCGATTCTCACAGTGCTCACCGCAGTGTTCGCCGCGCTGGCGAAGGCGCCGGGAAAGCTCATCGGACTGGCGATCCTGCCGATCGGCCTCGTCCTCCTTCAGCCGCTCATCGCCATGCTGGCCGAGGCGTCCACTGACGCGTCGGGTGTCAGCACTCCACTCGGCCTGACCATCGGCGGGTTGCACGCGCTCAACGGAATCATCGCGGTGCACGTCGTGGTCGGCGTGCACCGGGCGGCGCGCAAGCTGGCCGGCATGGAACGGGCCGACACCACTCGGGTGCCCGCCCGGGAAGCGGAGCCGGCATGA
- a CDS encoding multicopper oxidase family protein: MSTGSLLVADLVIAVLATAGWLGGGAASAARRRPLALGLAAVALLATLARAITITALARAGWWFAAEKILIAGPLSLAAVGVAGPRLLRAPGDIRAVALPLLFAGYATSSALLVTILHGYPASAGAGLLAVAGVVAATVVSGRALGARQSRTVSRMALAVAVAALLTGVGLTVAPGAAPAVPHDHAYPATRIADEPTRRFTLTAGTATVDADGRNVAAWAFNGQVPGPELTATVGDVVEVTLRNRDIGRGVTVHWHGYDVPNDQDGVPGVTQAAVRPGQEFVYRFRADQAGTYWYHTHSASDVGVRMGLYGVLVVRQGPVTGLDVTVPVHTLAGRPLPAPRVEQVEAGVPVRLRLINTDSTTHRYAVAGTAFRVAAVDGVDLRGPTPLEDTAVLIPAGGRYDLVFTAPATPVALFVDGRAVYSTGPVSTATSAWPVLDPLGYGATAAAPWSRFDKTFTLVLDRGLDLRKLLPRYAHTVNGAADPDIAPQVVRRGDVVLFTIVNRSQIVHPWHLHGHHVLVLARDGEPAAGSPLWLDSFDVRPGEVWKVAFRADNPGVWANHCHNLAHADAGMTLHLMYS; encoded by the coding sequence ATGAGCACCGGGTCGCTGCTCGTGGCCGACCTCGTGATCGCGGTCCTCGCGACCGCCGGCTGGCTGGGGGGTGGCGCCGCGTCCGCCGCCCGCCGCCGCCCGCTCGCACTGGGACTGGCTGCCGTCGCGCTGCTCGCCACGCTCGCCCGCGCGATCACGATCACCGCCCTCGCCCGCGCCGGCTGGTGGTTCGCCGCGGAGAAGATCTTGATCGCGGGCCCGCTGTCGCTCGCGGCGGTGGGCGTCGCCGGTCCGCGGTTGCTGCGGGCCCCGGGCGACATCCGGGCCGTCGCGCTTCCGCTGCTCTTCGCCGGGTACGCCACGAGCAGCGCCCTGCTCGTGACGATCCTGCACGGCTATCCGGCGTCGGCCGGGGCGGGGCTGCTCGCGGTCGCCGGGGTCGTCGCGGCGACAGTGGTCTCGGGACGTGCCCTCGGCGCGCGCCAGTCCCGGACGGTGTCCCGGATGGCTCTCGCGGTGGCCGTCGCGGCGCTGCTGACCGGAGTGGGGCTCACCGTCGCCCCGGGCGCCGCGCCCGCCGTCCCGCACGACCACGCCTATCCGGCGACCCGGATCGCCGACGAACCTACCCGGCGGTTCACCCTGACCGCCGGGACCGCCACCGTGGACGCGGACGGCCGGAACGTCGCGGCCTGGGCGTTCAACGGGCAGGTACCCGGGCCGGAGCTGACCGCCACCGTCGGCGACGTGGTGGAAGTGACGCTGCGCAACCGGGACATCGGCCGCGGCGTCACAGTGCACTGGCACGGGTACGACGTGCCGAACGATCAGGACGGTGTGCCCGGGGTGACGCAGGCGGCGGTGCGGCCCGGGCAGGAGTTCGTCTACCGGTTCCGCGCCGATCAGGCCGGAACGTACTGGTACCACACGCACTCTGCCTCCGACGTCGGCGTGCGGATGGGTCTCTACGGTGTGCTGGTGGTGCGACAAGGGCCGGTGACCGGCCTCGACGTCACAGTGCCGGTACACACCCTGGCGGGCCGTCCGTTGCCCGCGCCGAGAGTGGAGCAGGTCGAGGCTGGCGTGCCGGTGCGGTTGCGACTGATCAACACCGACAGCACGACGCACCGCTACGCAGTGGCCGGTACCGCGTTCCGGGTGGCCGCGGTCGACGGCGTCGACCTGCGGGGTCCGACGCCGCTGGAGGACACCGCAGTGCTGATCCCGGCCGGGGGCCGCTACGACCTGGTCTTCACCGCGCCGGCGACCCCTGTGGCGCTGTTCGTCGACGGACGCGCGGTCTACTCGACCGGACCGGTGTCGACGGCGACCAGCGCCTGGCCGGTGCTCGACCCGCTCGGCTACGGCGCGACCGCCGCAGCGCCCTGGTCCCGGTTCGACAAGACGTTCACCCTGGTCCTCGATCGCGGCCTCGACCTGCGCAAACTGCTGCCGCGGTACGCCCACACCGTCAACGGCGCGGCCGACCCGGACATCGCACCGCAGGTCGTACGCCGGGGCGACGTCGTCCTGTTCACGATCGTCAACCGGTCGCAGATCGTGCACCCGTGGCACCTGCACGGCCACCACGTCCTGGTGCTGGCCCGCGATGGCGAGCCGGCGGCCGGTAGCCCGTTGTGGCTCGACTCGTTCGACGTCCGTCCGGGCGAGGTGTGGAAGGTGGCGTTCCGGGCCGACAACCCGGGGGTGTGGGCCAACCACTGTCACAACCTGGCCCATGCCGATGCCGGGATGACCTTGCATCTCATGTACTCGTGA
- a CDS encoding OsmC family protein yields MTEDTFRSVAIERTSLGNYVVRNSRGGSVSLGTGEDGSFTPVELLLAAIGGCTAVDVDHITSRRAEPTEFTVAVTGDKIRDEAGGNRMRNLRVEFTVTFPDGADGDAARTALPRSLQQSHDRLCTVSRTVELGTPVVIAETPGPSGE; encoded by the coding sequence ATGACTGAGGACACCTTCCGTTCGGTGGCGATCGAGCGCACCAGCCTGGGCAACTACGTCGTGCGGAACTCCCGTGGCGGGTCGGTGTCGTTGGGCACGGGCGAGGACGGCAGTTTCACCCCGGTGGAGTTGCTGCTGGCCGCCATCGGCGGTTGCACCGCCGTGGACGTGGACCACATCACCAGCCGTCGCGCCGAGCCGACCGAGTTCACCGTCGCCGTCACCGGTGACAAGATCCGGGACGAGGCCGGCGGAAACCGGATGCGGAACCTGCGGGTCGAGTTCACAGTGACGTTCCCCGACGGCGCGGACGGCGACGCGGCCCGTACAGCGCTGCCCCGGTCGCTGCAGCAGTCGCACGACCGGTTGTGCACGGTCTCCCGTACCGTCGAGCTCGGCACTCCCGTGGTGATCGCCGAGACACCCGGGCCCAGCGGAGAGTGA